A single genomic interval of Helianthus annuus cultivar XRQ/B chromosome 13, HanXRQr2.0-SUNRISE, whole genome shotgun sequence harbors:
- the LOC110898809 gene encoding protein OCTOPUS, producing MNPVTNIPPPPPPLQPPLQPPQSPSSSSCPQHPDDTFHGFCPSCLLERLSFVDQSSITLNKPNEEEVKNMSDLENDILEMEAKIDTIVHNLKSINDHIHLDDAPSTKSNFWPTSVWTKKWQKWRHKHKQKQKQKNKDGVDRNGVVLSSKLPDCHDTHSEIADYGFGRRSCDTGPRFSLDAGRVSVDRVKGSWDGYLVGRSFPKLEDGKIPQLAEVNIPGGSIQTREYYLNCSSRRRKGGLERSNSMVVDNPNTGSTNAKVSPGYVGPRRLKFHSIGGEKDLGLVKKPGWWNWKVKVWGNQISKTDEFDRKLSRSNSSVSWRNMVETGDDNCERDEFVSEKDSNHHRASNGLLRFYLTPLRGSRRSGTGTGTGTSKCKVSSKG from the coding sequence ATGAATCCCGTCACTAatataccaccaccaccaccaccactacaaccacCGCTCCAGCCACCCCAATCACCATCGTCATCCTCCTGTCCCCAACACCCCGACGATACCTTCCATGGGTTCTGCCCTTCTTGTCTCCTCGAACGTCTCTCCTTCGTAGACCAATCCTCCATTACTCTCAACAAACCCAATGAAGAAGAAGTAAAAAACATGAGCGATTTAGAGAACGATATTTTGGAAATGGAAGCTAAAATAGATACAATTGTTCACAATTTGAAGTCTATAAACGACCACATACATCTTGATGATGCACCCTCAACGAAGTCAAACTTCTGGCCAACGTCAGTTTGGACCAAAAAATGGCAAAAATGGAGACACAAACATAAACAGAAACAGAAACAGAAGAACAAAGATGGTGTAGACAGAAACGGCGTCGTTTTATCAAGTAAACTGCCGGATTGTCATGACACTCATTCAGAAATAGCGGATTACGGGTTCGGGCGGAGATCCTGCGACACTGGTCCGAGGTTTTCTCTTGATGCGGGTCGGGTTTCGGTTGACCGGGTCAAGGGTTCATGGGATGGGTATTTGGTGGGAAGGAGTTTCCCAAAGTTGGAAGATGGAAAAATACCACAACTAGCAGAAGTGAATATACCGGGTGGGTCGATCCAGACCCGGGAATATTACTTGAATTGTTCGTCTAGGAGACGAAAGGGGGGTCTTGAAAGATCCAACTCTATGGTTGTTGATAATCCGAACACAGGTTCGACGAATGCCAAAGTGTCTCCTGGTTATGTTGGGCCTCGGAGACTGAAGTTTCACAGCATTGGTGGGGAAAAAGATTTAGGATTGGTGAAAAAACCGGGGTGGTGGAATTGGAAGGTGAAGGTATGGGGCAATCAGATTAGTAAAACCGATGAATTCGACCGAAAGTTAAGTAGAAGTAATAGCAGTGTAAGCTGGAGGAACATGGTTGAAACCGGTGACGATAACTGTGAAAGAGATGAGTTTGTATCCGAGAAGGATTCGAACCACCACCGTGCTAGTAACGGGCTTCTACGGTTTTACTTAACGCCGTTACGAGGTAGCCGAAGAAGTGGAACTGGAACAGGAACCGGAACCTCAAAGTGTAAGGTTTCTAGCAAGGGTTAG